A single region of the Enterobacter cloacae complex sp. R_G8 genome encodes:
- the djlA gene encoding co-chaperone DjlA — MQYWGKIIGVAFAIIMGAGFWGIVLGLIIGHMFDKARSRKMAWFANQRERQSLFFSTTFEVMGHLTKSKGRVTEADIQIASVFMDRMNLHGESRVAAQNAFRIGKSDNYPLREKMRQFRSICFGRFDLIRMFLEIQIQAAFADGSLHPNERDVLYVIAEELGISRMQFDQFLRMMQGGAHFGGGYQQQQSSGGGWQQAQRGPTLEDACNVLGVKPSDDATTIKRAYRKLMSEHHPDKLVAKGLPPEMMEMAKQKAQEIQKAYELIKEQKNFK, encoded by the coding sequence ATGCAGTATTGGGGTAAAATCATCGGCGTTGCGTTCGCCATCATAATGGGTGCCGGGTTTTGGGGCATCGTTCTTGGCCTGATTATTGGCCATATGTTCGATAAGGCACGCAGCCGCAAAATGGCCTGGTTCGCCAACCAGCGCGAGCGTCAGTCCCTCTTTTTCTCCACCACCTTTGAGGTGATGGGGCACTTAACCAAATCAAAAGGGAGGGTGACGGAAGCCGATATTCAGATCGCCAGCGTATTTATGGACCGCATGAATCTGCACGGGGAATCTCGTGTGGCGGCGCAAAATGCGTTTCGCATCGGTAAATCGGATAACTATCCACTGCGCGAAAAAATGCGTCAGTTCCGCAGTATCTGTTTCGGCCGTTTTGATTTAATTCGGATGTTTCTGGAGATCCAGATTCAGGCGGCGTTTGCCGACGGGTCTCTTCATCCGAATGAACGCGATGTGTTATACGTGATTGCTGAAGAGCTGGGGATCTCCCGGATGCAGTTCGACCAGTTCCTGCGCATGATGCAGGGCGGGGCACACTTTGGCGGTGGTTATCAGCAACAGCAATCCTCTGGCGGCGGCTGGCAGCAGGCGCAGCGTGGCCCGACACTGGAAGATGCCTGTAACGTGCTTGGCGTGAAACCTTCGGATGATGCGACAACCATCAAGCGCGCCTATCGTAAGCTGATGAGTGAACATCACCCGGATAAACTGGTCGCGAAGGGCTTACCGCCAGAGATGATGGAGATGGCGAAGCAAAAAGCGCAGGAAATCCAGAAAGCGTACGAGCTGATAAAAGAGCAGAAAAATTTCAAATAA
- the lptD gene encoding LPS assembly protein LptD produces the protein MKKRIPTLLATMIGTALYSQQGLAADLASQCMLGVPSYNRPLVSGDTNSLPVTITADSSKGTYPDNATFTGDVDINQGNSRLQADEVQLHQKQPEGAAEPVRTVDALGNVHYDDNQVILKGPKAWSNLNTKDTNVWEGDYQMVGRQGRGKADLMKQRGENRYTILENGSFTSCLPGSNTWSVVGSEVIHDREEQVAEIWNARFKLGPVPVFYSPYLQLPVGDKRRSGFLIPNAKYSTSNYFEFYLPYYWNIAPNMDATITPHYIHKRGNVMWENEFRYLTQAGTGLMELDYLPSDKVFQDEHPTEGDKHRWMYYWRHAGVMDQVWRFNVDYTKVSDPYYFNDFDSKYGSSTDGYATQKFSVGYAVQNFNATVSTKQFQVFNTQTRSTYGAEPQLDVNWYQNDVGPFDTRVYAQAVHFVNTNSDMPEATRVHLEPTINLPISNNWSSLNTEAKLMATHYQQKNVDWYNNRYGTDLDESVNRVLPQFKMDGKLIFERDMGLLADGYTQTLEPRMQYLYVPYRDQSKIQNYDSSFLQSDYSGLFRDRTYGGLDRIASANQLTTGVTTRVYDDASVERFNVSVGQIYYFTESRTGDDDINWEKDNKTGSLVWAGDTYWRMTDRWGLRGGLQYDTRLDNIATSSAAIEYRRDEDRMMQLTYRYASPEYIQATLPNYATSEQYKDGISQVGGAASWPIADRWSIVGAYYFDTNANKPADQMVGLQYNSCCYALRVGYERKLNGWDTQNNQGKYDNVIGFNVELRGLSSNYGLGTQQMLRSNILPYRSSL, from the coding sequence ATGAAAAAACGTATCCCCACCCTTCTGGCCACAATGATTGGCACCGCCCTGTACAGTCAACAGGGGCTGGCGGCCGATCTTGCCTCGCAGTGTATGCTTGGCGTCCCAAGTTATAATCGCCCACTGGTGAGTGGCGATACAAATAGCTTGCCAGTAACCATTACTGCCGACAGTTCTAAAGGTACCTATCCTGACAACGCGACGTTCACTGGCGATGTGGATATTAACCAGGGCAACAGCCGCCTGCAGGCAGACGAAGTGCAGTTGCACCAGAAGCAGCCGGAAGGTGCGGCCGAGCCGGTACGAACGGTGGATGCGCTGGGTAATGTGCACTATGACGACAATCAGGTCATCCTGAAAGGTCCGAAAGCCTGGTCAAATCTGAATACCAAAGATACTAACGTCTGGGAAGGTGATTACCAGATGGTGGGTCGTCAGGGGCGCGGTAAAGCAGACCTGATGAAACAGCGCGGTGAAAACCGCTATACGATTCTGGAAAACGGTTCGTTTACCTCCTGCCTGCCGGGTTCAAATACCTGGAGCGTGGTGGGGAGTGAAGTGATTCACGACCGTGAAGAACAGGTCGCAGAAATCTGGAACGCCCGGTTTAAACTCGGTCCAGTGCCGGTTTTCTATAGCCCGTACCTGCAACTTCCCGTGGGCGACAAACGTCGTTCAGGTTTCCTGATCCCAAATGCCAAATACAGCACCTCGAACTATTTTGAGTTCTATCTGCCGTATTACTGGAACATCGCGCCCAACATGGACGCCACGATCACGCCGCACTATATCCATAAGCGCGGCAACGTCATGTGGGAAAACGAGTTCCGCTATCTGACCCAGGCGGGTACCGGTTTGATGGAGCTGGATTACCTGCCATCGGATAAAGTCTTCCAGGATGAGCATCCAACAGAAGGTGATAAACACCGTTGGATGTATTACTGGCGTCACGCTGGCGTAATGGACCAGGTCTGGCGTTTTAACGTCGACTATACCAAAGTCAGCGATCCGTACTATTTCAACGACTTCGATTCCAAGTACGGTTCCAGTACCGATGGCTACGCCACGCAGAAATTCAGCGTTGGCTACGCCGTTCAGAACTTCAATGCCACTGTGTCGACGAAGCAGTTCCAGGTCTTTAACACCCAGACGCGAAGCACTTACGGTGCAGAACCGCAGCTGGATGTTAACTGGTATCAGAACGATGTTGGTCCGTTCGACACCCGCGTTTACGCTCAGGCGGTACATTTCGTTAATACCAACTCGGATATGCCAGAAGCCACGCGTGTTCACTTAGAACCGACGATCAATTTGCCGATCTCTAATAACTGGTCGAGCCTGAATACCGAAGCCAAGCTGATGGCGACCCACTATCAGCAGAAAAACGTGGACTGGTACAACAACCGTTACGGCACCGATCTTGACGAATCCGTGAACCGCGTCCTTCCACAATTCAAAATGGACGGCAAACTGATCTTCGAACGTGATATGGGGCTGCTGGCAGATGGTTATACCCAGACGCTGGAGCCGCGTATGCAGTATTTATACGTGCCTTATCGCGATCAGAGCAAAATCCAGAACTACGACTCCTCTTTCCTGCAGTCTGACTATAGCGGCCTGTTCCGTGACCGTACCTATGGTGGTCTCGACCGTATTGCCTCCGCGAACCAGTTAACGACCGGCGTCACAACGCGTGTTTATGATGACGCTTCCGTTGAACGTTTTAACGTTTCTGTTGGTCAAATCTACTATTTCACCGAGTCTCGTACCGGTGATGACGATATCAACTGGGAGAAAGACAACAAAACAGGTTCCCTGGTGTGGGCGGGCGATACCTACTGGCGCATGACCGATCGCTGGGGCTTACGCGGTGGTCTGCAGTACGATACGCGTCTCGACAATATTGCCACAAGCAGTGCGGCAATTGAGTACCGTCGTGATGAAGACCGCATGATGCAGTTGACGTATCGTTACGCCAGCCCGGAATATATTCAGGCGACGTTGCCAAACTATGCCACCAGCGAACAGTACAAAGACGGCATTTCTCAGGTGGGTGGTGCAGCGAGTTGGCCAATTGCCGATCGCTGGTCAATTGTAGGTGCTTACTACTTTGACACCAACGCCAATAAGCCAGCTGACCAGATGGTTGGTCTGCAATATAACTCCTGCTGCTACGCGCTGCGTGTCGGCTACGAACGCAAGCTTAACGGCTGGGATACTCAAAATAATCAGGGCAAATACGATAACGTGATTGGCTTTAATGTCGAACTGCGCGGCCTGAGTTCCAACTACGGCCTGGGCACGCAGCAGATGCTGCGCTCGAACATTCTGCCGTACCGCAGTTCCTTGTAA
- the surA gene encoding peptidylprolyl isomerase SurA, with the protein MKNWKTLLLGVAMVANTSFAAPQVVDKVAAVVNNGVVLESDVDGLMKSVKLNSGEAGQQLPDDATLRHQILERLIMDQIILQMGQKMGVKVTDEQLDQAIANIAKQNNMSLDQMRSRLAYDGISYSTYRNQIRKEMLISEVRNNEVRRRVTILPQEVDALAKQVGNQNDASTELNLSHILIPLPENPTSDQAAEAESQARAIVEQARNGSDFGKLAITYSADQQALKGGQMGWGRIQELPSLFAQALSTAKKGDIVGPIRSGVGFHILKVNDLRGQSQNISVTEVHARHILLKPSPIMTDDQARAKLQQIAADIKSGKTSFANAAKEFSQDPGSANQGGDLGWAAADIYDPAFRDALMKLNKGQMSAPVHSSFGWHLIELLDTRNVDKTDAAQKDRAYRMLFNRKFSEEAATWMQEQRASAYVKVLSN; encoded by the coding sequence ATGAAGAACTGGAAAACGCTGCTGCTCGGTGTCGCTATGGTTGCGAATACCAGCTTCGCGGCCCCCCAGGTTGTTGATAAGGTCGCCGCTGTAGTTAACAACGGTGTCGTGCTCGAAAGTGACGTTGACGGTTTAATGAAATCTGTGAAGCTCAATTCGGGCGAAGCGGGTCAGCAACTTCCGGATGACGCAACGCTGCGCCACCAGATCCTGGAACGTCTGATCATGGATCAGATTATCCTGCAAATGGGTCAGAAGATGGGGGTGAAAGTCACTGACGAGCAGCTCGACCAGGCGATCGCTAACATCGCAAAGCAGAACAACATGAGCCTGGATCAGATGCGCAGTCGTCTGGCCTATGATGGCATCAGCTACTCAACTTACCGTAATCAGATCCGTAAAGAGATGCTGATTTCGGAAGTGCGTAACAATGAAGTCCGTCGCCGCGTCACTATCCTGCCTCAGGAAGTCGACGCGCTGGCAAAACAGGTGGGCAACCAGAACGACGCCAGCACCGAGCTGAACCTGAGCCACATTCTGATCCCGCTGCCAGAGAACCCAACGTCCGACCAGGCCGCTGAAGCGGAAAGCCAGGCACGCGCTATCGTCGAGCAGGCTCGTAACGGCAGTGACTTTGGCAAGCTGGCCATCACCTACTCCGCTGACCAACAGGCGCTGAAAGGTGGTCAGATGGGCTGGGGACGTATTCAGGAACTGCCATCCCTCTTTGCCCAGGCGCTGAGCACGGCGAAAAAAGGCGACATCGTGGGTCCAATCCGTTCAGGTGTCGGCTTCCACATCCTGAAAGTCAACGACCTGCGTGGTCAGAGCCAGAACATCTCTGTCACCGAAGTTCATGCTCGCCACATTCTGCTGAAACCGTCACCGATCATGACGGACGATCAGGCGCGTGCGAAGCTGCAACAGATTGCCGCGGACATCAAGAGCGGAAAAACGTCGTTTGCGAATGCCGCAAAAGAGTTCTCTCAGGATCCTGGCTCTGCTAACCAGGGCGGCGACCTGGGCTGGGCGGCTGCGGATATCTACGATCCGGCATTCCGCGATGCGCTGATGAAGCTGAACAAAGGCCAGATGAGTGCGCCGGTACACTCCTCCTTTGGCTGGCATCTGATCGAACTGTTGGACACCCGCAACGTTGATAAAACCGACGCGGCGCAAAAAGACAGAGCCTATCGTATGCTGTTCAACCGTAAGTTCTCTGAAGAAGCGGCGACCTGGATGCAGGAACAACGCGCCAGTGCTTATGTGAAAGTTCTGAGCAACTAA
- the pdxA gene encoding 4-hydroxythreonine-4-phosphate dehydrogenase PdxA yields MKQHRVVITPGEPAGIGPDLVVQLAQRSWPVELVVCADATLLQDRASLLGLPLTLIPYVEGQQPAPQQAGTLTLLPVPLRTPVIPGQLSTENGHYVVETLARACDGCLKGEFAALITGPVHKGVINEAGIPFTGHTEFFEERSHSPKVVMMLATEAMRVALVTTHLPIKAIPDAITPELLREIIGILHHDLQTKFGIKQPHVLVCGLNPHAGEGGHMGTEEIDTIIPVLDEMRAKGMNLSGPLPADTLFQPKYLDNADAVLAMYHDQGLPVLKYQGFGRGVNITLGLPFIRTSVDHGTALDLAGQGKADVGSFITALNLAIKMIVNTQ; encoded by the coding sequence ATGAAACAGCATCGTGTTGTCATCACACCCGGCGAACCCGCCGGGATTGGGCCAGACCTCGTTGTCCAGCTTGCCCAACGTAGCTGGCCGGTGGAACTGGTTGTCTGTGCTGATGCAACACTGTTACAAGACCGGGCTTCACTGCTCGGTCTGCCTTTAACGCTCATCCCCTACGTTGAAGGTCAACAGCCTGCACCCCAGCAAGCCGGAACGCTCACGCTTCTTCCCGTCCCTCTTCGTACTCCTGTAATTCCAGGTCAACTCAGCACTGAAAACGGCCACTATGTTGTCGAAACCCTGGCGCGCGCCTGCGATGGTTGCCTGAAGGGTGAGTTTGCTGCCTTGATCACGGGCCCCGTGCACAAAGGGGTGATTAACGAAGCGGGCATTCCGTTCACCGGGCATACCGAGTTCTTTGAAGAGCGCTCACACAGCCCGAAAGTGGTGATGATGCTGGCGACGGAAGCGATGCGGGTGGCCCTGGTGACAACCCATTTGCCCATCAAGGCCATTCCTGATGCCATCACCCCAGAACTGCTGCGGGAGATCATCGGGATACTGCATCACGATCTGCAGACCAAATTTGGCATTAAACAGCCGCACGTTCTGGTCTGCGGCCTGAACCCGCACGCCGGGGAAGGCGGGCATATGGGTACCGAAGAGATCGACACCATCATTCCGGTGCTTGATGAGATGCGTGCGAAAGGGATGAACCTCAGCGGGCCGTTGCCTGCCGATACCCTTTTCCAGCCCAAATACCTGGATAATGCCGACGCCGTGCTCGCGATGTACCACGATCAGGGCCTGCCCGTGCTAAAATACCAGGGCTTTGGCCGTGGGGTGAATATCACCCTCGGTTTACCTTTTATTCGAACGTCCGTCGACCACGGTACTGCGCTGGATCTGGCAGGCCAGGGAAAAGCGGATGTCGGCAGTTTTATTACGGCGCTTAA